One Dysidea avara chromosome 8, odDysAvar1.4, whole genome shotgun sequence genomic window, GCCCTGCATTTTGTTTTTAACTGACAGTGAAAAGACACATCTCGGTGCATTTGTGTGTACGCCCTTcaagaattacaacaaatccaaGGAGTTGATGGAGAGGCATGCCAAACATGCATATCATTTGAGAGCAGTAGATCATGCCTTTGAATTTACAAGAAGGTGGGCTAATCCTGAATCAAGAATCGATAGTCAGTTAATTGATAAAAGctctaagaattttaaatttaatactgAAGTATTGCCAACAATTGCTGAGACAGTATTATTGTGTGCAAAGCAACGAATTTCTCTCCAAGGTCACAATCAGGataaggtgaactttacacaggagCCATTAAGAAATGAAggaaatttcattgccatactTAGATTGCTGGCAAAGAACAATAAAGCACTGAGCGAACACTTAATACTTGGTCCAAAGAATGCAAAATATACCAGTAAGACCGTTCAAAACGAGATACTGGAAATAGCTGCTGACCAAATTCGTGCATTTTATCGAACCTGCATACAGAAGTGTCCACATTTTTCATTAATTGCTGATGAAGCTACATCTCATGGTAAGGAGATTTTGTCGGTTTGCTTAAGGTTCTTGGAAattgataatgaaaattttcGTGTGAAGCCAATAAAGCACGAAGTGTTACTTGACTTCCATTTTCTTCAGAGGATAACTGGGAAAAGCATTGCAGATGGCATCTTGCAAGTTTTACAAAAACATGAAATTGATGTTAAAAATTGCCGAGGGCAGGCATACGATACAACAGCTTCCATGAGCTCTTCAAATTCTGGTGTACAAGCACATATAAAGAATAATGCACCAGATGCAGAATTTCAAGGTTGCTGCCTGCATAGTTTGAATCTAGTAATATGCCATTCTTCAAAggttcaagctgtaaaaaatatgATTGATAACTGTCATCAGGCGTTCTTATACTTCCACAACTCTCCAAAGAGACAACGGTTTCTTGAACACATAATTCAGCGCTTGTGTCCATCTGCCAGGAAATCTAAGATAAATGGGCTGTGTAAAACAAGATGGGTTGAACGGCATAATACTTTCACCACAATTTTAGAATTGTATCCTTACCTTATTAAGACTTGGGAACATATTTGTTcacctgctgatgatgacaatgaaattTATCCTGATGGAAATACTTGGAACTGGGATTCTGAATCTCGTAGCACTGCTAATGGTTTGAAGCACATTTTTACTAGCTTTGAGCACGTGGTTGCATTTTTGCTATCAAAAGAATTATTGGAGCCGATTAAACCAATTGCAGAATGTTTACAAGGTAGACTACAAGAGGTATACTTTGGTTTTAAAAAAGTTGATGAAGTCAAGGAGCATTACAAGCAACTTCGTGAAAATGTAAATGCTGAACATAATAGAATTTATCATAAAGCTCTAAATCTATGCAGGGATATTAGCAGCAGCGAAAGTATGCCCCGTGTTATAAGAGGCCGTCAAACTAGACCAAACCCTACAGTAAGCTCACCAACTGATTACTGGAGAGTGACAATTACCATTCCTTTGTTAGactcaattataagtgaatTGGAAGCCAGATTTTCTGTAGATACACGAGCACATTATGAACTGTGTGCATTGGTGCCCACTGTAATTACCACAAAAGACGAACATCAACTGTGTACCATCTTAAAATCTAAATGGAGTCATTTGCTACCAGCAGAAGATGACCTTGACAGTGAACTTGCTAGATGGAAAGCTCACTGCAATAAATTCCATGCCACTTTAAAGGAGAAGTCTATAACTCACTTGCTGAGTGAAGATGCAGATCCAATATTCTTCCCCAATATAAGAGAACTCCTGTGCATATTGGTAATACTTCCGATTGGAAGCACTGAAGCAGAAAGGACCTTTTCTTGTCTCAGGCAAATTCATTTGTGGTTGCGCACCACTATGACGGATGAAAGACTGGGCAACCTTGGGGTGTTAGCAATGCAAGGATTTAGCTTTCAACTGAATGTTGAACAAATATGTAAAGAGTTTGCAACTAAACATAGCAGAAAAATGTGTACAAGTAGTGTTTTATATGATTAGTATGAGCTGTTAATGCTTAATTTGCATGCCGTGATATATAGTTTAATCCagggtgggtggctagccaccccatccaccccccctggatcagcccctgagTCAAGCATCTGCTGAAATGTGAGATTGAaaaaagtacagtggaacctctctattttagacattttgggacccagaatttttggccactttttgctgtaatatagaggttttcttcTTTCAGGGtacaaaatgtattaaccagacctgttgggaccaaaatttttgtccttattatggaggttttttctgttgtgtccttaattcagggagcttgttaagagaggttccactgtttcATTATAGAACTAGAAATGTCCTTTTCACTTGAACTAAACGTCTACAGCTCTTGTGGCACCTTTGTCACGTGCATATATAGATTGGATCTTGCTGGAGGATCAAGTCACCGATGAGCCTGAGATTTTTATGATCGTATTAGTGTCAAAATTCTGCATTTACAGGCTTTATTAGCCTTTCCTAGTGGAATAGCAATATCCAATGAAAGTACACTGGATATGTAACACAACTAACAAATCAGGATATTTACTAAACAACTCAGTCACATGGTATTTTATATATACAAATGTGATGAGATGACTATGTAGCAATATAGTTATCAAGCAAATCCCAAGTGGCCATGATATAAAGTAATAGGGTGTACATGTGCTCATCTAAGGTGATAAGACAAACAAACCTATGTACCTTTACTTCATTTGTGAATCTAAATAATTATTGATAAGTGTGGCTATTTGCTTAGTGATGTCTAGTTGCTGAACTGCACAATATATATCATACTGAGTCATAAAATACTTTTCTTCAAGAGAAGACTAAACTAATCATATATGCTCAGTGCAAAAATTTAAGTGACCTGATAACTGTACAAAGGAACTACAATGTGGTCGGGGTTACACATGTTATAGTTGAATGCCTTAAATATTGACACAGGTCTGAAGAAAAGCTTAGGATTGTGTTTTTGAGATCATAGCTATTTGATGGTTGTTGTACTCAGAGTTAAGTGGTAGAAGAACAATGAGGCGGTATCACAATACATTTAATGGTTGGTTGAATTTTCTTTTCAAAAATTGGGTGTTTTATTAGATAGTGGAAAAATTTGAACTCTTTTGCCCAAGGGCTTCATATTGCATACTTTCCACATGTACAGTAAACATGTGTACAGCCTCTATTTGTGACTTGTCTTCTGTTTAACCGTTCCTGTCATCAACCATTGGGATCTGGAACTCCCTCCCTGCCAAACAAAGTTGTTGCCACTGAGAATGTAAATGATTTTCAGACTAAATTAAAATGAATAAAAATCTTTCTGTACTTTAACAGTGTGTGAGCAATTCATAGCCTGATTTAGTGTGAAAGTTGTCCTAAAATCTAGGGGGCAATTAAAATCAAGAGGGCAAATCTAACCTTAGATATGCCTATGCAAATTGCCATTTCATCCAAATGCACACAATTCTATGATatttaggccatcattattgaCAGTTAAATTTGGCACCAATTATTCACCTGGCCCAGTGTTGATTCTAGAGCTGacatacaacatgcatggtgcaacccccagaagctataattatattggacttttaacaattattttagattTAAAAACTGATACTATTAAAGTAACTTGCCAATAAACAATCTATACTGCAATTTTGCCCTAAACTTATTATCTTATTATTTGAAGGGACCACCCACATGAACTAACCATGGATTGATTAAaaatacaaataatattattattatagctgAGCTGGGTTTAAATCCCAAGCCTGGTACTTCCATAGTCCGTACCTAATCATACTGTTGCAAGCTTCCATGTTCGTCTTTTCTGCCATATATCAAGAGGGAGGTTAATACAATAAAAGAAGGTACAGTACTTATACCTGGTGAAGAAGCCAAAGACCGGTTTACTTGTTAAGCATTAAGATGGCTTTCATTGTCTGTGCATGCATGGAGGAAAATCTTTGGTGATTTCAAGGCCAACTAGTGTTCGCACTTTTCAACCCTAACTACCTCATGATTAAACTCACAAAAAATTGCCTTCATGCATACAAATATACTTGGTGTAAGtgctatacagtacatggtCCAGTCATTGATTAACCAAACATTCTGTTATCTGAACAGCAGCAATGGACTATTCTATTGATTCAGAAGTATTATTTTTGTCTAAGCatgtattctattagagtggttaaACAGGgcactgtatataaatgtatgggcttcatttTTCCCAACTTTTTGAATATCCAGGGCCCAATGAGTTCGGATAATAAAAGGACCACTGAATACTTGAGTTGCTCTGTATTTGCACTGCAGCAAACATCACTAAGTATAGTACGTAGAATGCTTCTTCTGCAAATGTCTGGCTTCTCTTTTGTTCACCAATTAAGTGGGGGGAAAATTACTGTTACCCTGGGTTGGCTTTGCTGCTCTCTCTTTCTCTTTTCTGCGATCTGCCATTGCTTGCATTCACGGTGCTCAATCATCATCCAGTCATTTTGAATTTTGACAGAGCTCCATCTCCGATGGATCTGGTTAGTGTGGCGTCTCATTTTAACAGACTAGTTTAATCTTTAATTTTAggtattatttttataagaaataATTTAGTTCTCTTTATATAAAGCAAAAGTAAATTATTTACTTTGATATACGAATActtataaatatatgtatatacacaaatGTATATAAGTGAGTATAGTTGACATGGCACTATATACGTTTTAGGTGGAATACTTGTATTCCAGAAGAACCACAACAGTAATGTATAATGTTTACTGAAGTTTAAGTGCAGTTAGCACAAGAAAAGGCATTGGGGATATGCTCAAAAAAGCTAGAGTACAATAGCATCTTTTAGACAGAGTCATGGTAAGACTTGAAAACACGTTGTGCCTGATTTAGAACAAGTACTGTACCTTGCTTGCTTAGGTTATGTGCTAGCTTTGATGATTGATTTAAAAGTTGTACTGTTCTACGAAATGGTGACTGTACTACTTTCACTGCTCATGTGATGTCACCCATTAAAATTTGACAATGTTTTTAAAAAGTGGGTTTTCCTTCAACACTTGTAAAGACACAATCACAGATGATCCAAAATTATTTTCGAACAAATGAATTTCTTCGAGACAAGCATTGTTTTTGATCACAATTGCCAAGTTGTCCACCACATTTTCTGACATATTGTTACCATTCAAGTTTAGTTTCTGAAGAGTTGAAATTCCTTGTAAAGCTTGCAGAATAACTGTTGCAGTAGATTGTAAATTATTATAGTCCAAATACAGTTCTTCTAGACAAGTATTACTTTTGATGACATCTGCCAAGCAATTCACCACTTTTCCTGACATATTATTGTTACCTAAGTCCAAAATTTTAAGAGTTGAAATTTCTCTTAATGCTTGTAAAATATCAGCTGCCAATGACTGCAAATTATTACAGCCCAAATAAAGCTCTTCTAGATAAGTGTTGCTTTTGATTGCATCTGCCAAGTCATTTACTACCTTTCCTGACATATTGTTACTATTCAAGTTCAGTTTCGTAAGGGTTGAAATTTCTTTTAAAGCCTGTAAAATTACAACTGCAGATGACTGTAAATCATTACTGAACAAGTGGAGTTCTTCAAGAGATGTATTACTTTTGATGGCATCTGCCAAGTCATTCACCACTTTTGCGGACATATTGTTGCCGTTCAAGTTCAGGTTTTTTAAATGTGAAGTCCTTTTCAGTGCTTGTAACACTACAACTACAGGTGATTGTAAATTATTATGATCCAAAAAGAGTTCTTCTATATAAGGGTTATTTTTTATTACACTTGCCAAGTCATTCACCACATTTTCTGACATGTTATTGCAACTTAAGTTAAGCACTGTAAGACCTGAAATTCTTGTTAGTGCTTGTAATATCACAACTGCTGATGACcctaaattattattatataattgaAGCTCTTCTAGACAATTGTTGTTGCTAATCACATCTGCTAAATCATGTACCACTTCTTCTGACATATAGTTGTAGTTCAGGTTTAGTTTTTGAAGATGATAAACTGTTTTTAAAGCTTGTAATACTACAACTGTAGATGACTGAAAAAAGTTATAGTCCAAATGAAGTTCTTGTAGACCAGTGTTTCTTTTTATCACATCTGCCAAGTCATCCACAACCTCTTCTGACATGTAGTTGCTATTCAAGTTTAATTTCTTAAGACTTGATATCTGTTTTAAAGCATGTAAAATAACAACAGCTGATGACTGTAAATTGTTATAAAACAAGTGAAGTTCTTCTAGACAAGTGTTACATTTTATCACATCTGCCAAGTCAATTAGCACATTTTTGGATATACGAATATTATTTAGATTCAACTTTTTAAGATTTGAAACTTTTTTTAATGCATGTAAAATTATTGCCATGGATGATTGTAAATCATTACTGTCCAAACTGAGCTCTTCTAGATGAAAATTATGTTTAATTACATCTGCCAAGTCATATACCACTTCATTTGACATGTTGTTGTTATTTAAGCTAAGCTTCTTAAGACTCCAAAGTTGTTTTAAAGCTTGTAAAATTACTACAGTGAAAGATTGTAAATTGTTAGAATCCAAATATAGTTCTTCTAGACAGGTGTTATTTTTTATGACATCTGCTAAGTCATCCACTACTTTCTCTGACATGTTATTGCTATTTAAGCTTAGCTTTCTGAGACTTGAAATTCCTTTCAATGCATGTAAAACTATAACCGCTGATGGTTGTAAATTATTACCCCCCAAATAAAGCTCTTCTAGACAGGTGTTATGTTTGATGACTTCTGCTAAGTCATGTACCACTTTTTTTGATATGTTGTTCCCATTTAAGTTTAGCTTCCTAAGATTTGTAGTTAGTTTTAGGGATTTCAAAATTACTATTGCAGATGATTGCAAGTTATTATTCTCCAGATGTAATTCCTCTAGACAAGTGTTAGATTTGATAACATCTGCCAAATCATTCGCTACTTTTTCTGATAAAGTGTTGCTATTTAAATCCAGTTTTTTAAGAGACGAAATTCTTTTTAATTCTTGTAAAATTTCAACCGCAGACAATTGtaaattattattgtacaaatGGAGTTCTTCTAGACAAGTATTACATTTTATTACATCTGCCAAGTCATCCACCACTCTTCCTGACATGTTGTTGTTAATTAAATCTAAAATTTTAAGATTTGAAGTTCCTTTTAATGCTTGTAGAATCACGACTGCAGTGGAATGTAACTTATTATTTTGCAAGTGCACTTCTTCAAGACAAGTATTAATTTTAATCACATCTGCTAAGTCATTCACCACTTTCCCTAATAAGTTGATGTCAGCTAATATAATACATTTCAACTGAGATAATGTTTTTAAACCATCAATAATGGGTAATAATGTATCGATAGATGTATTTTCAATTATGAAGTGCTCTAATGTGTTAATTTTAATCAGATATGATGACAAGACTTTTGCACTATCACTAGTGATATGACAATCTCTTATTATGATACTCTTTAAAGAATCATTCATATCAAGCACATCAGATATTTGTCGTGGTTTTGCTCTACATGCCAATAGTGTAGTACTGGTCAGCAGCATCATTGCAAGATTATGGTTACACATCAGCTCTAACAATATATCATAATAAGCAATTTCATGCATACTCTTATCAAGTAAATAAATTTCTATCAAATAATTAACACTTTCATCAGTACTGCATAATGATAAGTATAGCTTAAAGCAATTAATTCCAACAAATGGGTCGTAGTACTGAAAGAAATAAAATGTATTTTGATGATAACCACTTGTTCGAGGCTCTGGTTCAGAAAGATTTTTTTCactatttttgtaacataatatgCGAAATGTACCAGAAGTAACAACTGTGAGTCTTGCAACTTTGTAAAAATCCTCAAATAAACTTAATCCTTCAACAATTGATAACAGTTTATTCTTGGCTTCATTGGAAATTTCAGATACATGACTGTAAGTTAACAGTGTTTGAAATTCATGCATGTTGGATTTGTTTATTTGAATAAACATGCTTCATATATGCATGaagttatttacaaaaaatgtaTTTTTAAGTAGTTTGAACTGATCAGAAATATCAAGCATGTTTATGTAATAAGCTGCCAAATATTCTTGAATTGACAAATGCACAAAGTTATAAGAAATACACTTGTCGATTTTGTGTTTATAACTTGTATACTGGGTGTAGTTCAAAAGACCAAGGCCATGAAAATTATTGAATGCTAATATGAAATTGGCACTAAAACTTTCCTTTGTAAATATGTGTTTTTGATGCTTTAAAGCTTCAAAAGCAAGCTGGGAGAGATGTATTAAATACTGGTGATGCATTTCTGACAAATGTTTAATAGACAATGCTGTGTTGGCTGACCCACCACCCAGCTTTTGCAGAAACCGAGAGATTGTTAAACAAATAAACTTTTCATATAACTCAGTTTCATCTTTTGGTAGTTCTTCATAATCCTTAAATGTGTACACCAGAATAGTTAACATGATGGGTATGTAGCAAGCACTGTTGATGGTGTGGTTATCATGGAGAAAAGACAATAGACGCTGAGATTTGTTGGGGTAATCTTGAAGCTCCTGCTCAATATAAGATTTCTTACTTTCCTCTGTAAAACCCAATACTTCTACTGTAACATCAGCACGTTTTTGAAGTATTTCTGTGGCAATAGGACGAGAGGTGACTACCACAGTACAACGTGTCAAGACTTCATGCTTTAAAATGTTGCTAATGAGCAAATTGTCTTTAGTACTAGAAAATTCATCTAAGCCatctaatattattgtaatgtcaATATTGTCTATTTTAAATAACACATCAGCACACTGTGCTGATAGGTCAGCTGCTGACTGCTTAAAATTGTAGAAGTAATGAACCAGATCGTTTAAATCATAAATTCTTTGTATTGCTGGGTCACGTAAAAACAGTAAGAAAACAAGTGTAGTATCATTTAGTAGTGATCCTTTAGCCCAGCGGTAAGCCATTTCTTTACAGAGTGTTGTTTTTCCCTTACCCGGTGCTCCATTAATTAGTATCATTTTAGGATCTATAGTAGCTCCACTGTCGCAATAAATAGGATTAAATATGTCAGAGAGCTGAAAAGTCTCAAACTTGTTGTAATACAACTTACCATCCTGTAGTTGAGATAActtttcatgtacttgtgtgTGCGATGATCCATCGATAAATTTCATTAAGCCTTCCCTCATAATACCAGCTACATCGGAAATTTCCTTTTCTCCCCGTCTTTTGTGGTGTTTTATAAGTAGCATGTTCACAAAATGTTCAGGGTAGAGGAGTTGCCATATATCTTCGGTACCATCATCTGGTACATGAAGCCTAGTTTGGATGTACCTTTCTTTTAGATACTTGGAGACTGACTGCAAAACTTGACCTTTAAGAAACAAATGTTAACATGGTGATTCATGATGACACCTATAATGAGTTGTGCAGCATAAATAGCAATGATACATAaccagaaaattttgaaggCGAGTTTTCTAGCTTAGTCATATGTTTCTATAGTAAACAATCAACAATTCTATTGGAAAATATATAATCAATCTTTTGGCTATACGTTTTGCTATTTCAAATAGTTTACTTGTTGAGGTTGGCTGCATCAGGTAAACTCCAATACGGGTGGTGGACAGGGGTGAAGGAGAGGCCAAAGGGTTAAGAGGAATGTGTAAggattaggccaagttatggaccATTCATGTAGGACTCAAAACTGTCTAAAATTTAAGGAATTTTACAGTACAATTCTTTAAACAATATGGAGCTGTACAGCAACATACAGCCATCCCTGGTTGGCCAGAACTACATGAAGACCCCAGACCTTTTGTATGGGGCGTTGAAACTGGGCCTACTGGGCTTGAAGCTGCTAGACCATTTAACCATGGATGATTTGGACTATGAAATAAATTTGACGGTGTCTTTATATTGAAAAATTAAACCTATTGGGCAATAAGTCTGGATTTCCCACAACTCTTAAACATGCTAAAAGAACAGTTTGCATATGTGTCACAGTCTATTCGTTGTTcaatatgtacacatacatacctTCACTAGAGTTAAGTAATGCACAAGGAACTGAATGAATAGCCTTCACAGCATCAATGAGGTTGCCCCATGTAGCTGAGAGGTCTTGTTTCACCCATTTTTGTAACATCACTTTACATCTCTCCTCACAACTGTTGGGATGATCAATGTTTATGATGTCAAGCTGTGAAGGTAGGAATCCTAGGGCTTCTCCCAACTCCCTCCACTTTGTTGCACAATATGGCACAATATGTGTGTTAGTGTCACGTGCCTCAGGTGTGTCATCTCCTGTAACAATGCATATGtacacaatacatgtacaaGGAAAATATAGCAAGTTTAAGTTCAGTTAGGGattaaagaaataaaaagtagcaaaacaagggaGGCCATCGACACCTTAAATGTGGGAAAACTGTCAcatcaatagattgtgagatatgTGATTTTAAATAATTCAATCCAGTATAGTTTGGGAAGGTCAAAAGCCAagagtttgaaattttcaccttGAATGCAGCTAACCATAGTGTTTATTTCACTTCAATCCATAGCAAATTAGTTATTgatataaccatgattttgagcaCCTTTTTTCGGTATCTGTGACACAAGCACATCATCATGGGTGGGGGTGGTGGGGGATAAGTGATTGATATATGAACAGAAAATGGCTGAATGGGTCATATGGTGTCTCCAGCCTTAATATTGAGCTCTCAAGACCACCTGTGCAACTGAAAATTAAAGAAACATATATAGAAAATGTCTGGGCAACTGTCCAAGGCTGTTCATGTCTCTAGTCTCGTGTTTCAGCTGGCCAGTGACATTACAAGGTGCCAGAGCCTTCCTAGTGGTTGGCACATGTCTCTAAAAATCCACTCGTGAAAAGTATCCTGAGCAAATCAGTAACATGGCTGTGGTGCAAACGTGTAGagtattggtgtggctatccattcatggtgaaaagtgaacttAACTGGTGTGTGCGTAGATCAACTATTatcaaaaatttggtcacaaatatacTAGTATATATTAATCCCTGAtcagtagggattaaatgtcctaTTTCAGGTGTAGGAAACCTCCGttgttttatttctttgatccgtaatcaaacttaaattcctaatttttccttgtacaaGTTTGTTTActtcattattatgactggagAATCTGTGCATATTGCATTAGAAGAATGGCGCCAGACTTATTGTTTTCTGAACACATACCCAACTATCAAATTACTAAAaaagcaaagtggccattacaaaatagctatgctcagcctgttgcacagcattacaaaagaaggagaaggacctctgcaatcaatcctggATAACTCAGATGATACCATTAAAATGTATAAGGATGCCATCATGCAGTACTACcttgaatcaacaccttgcactttcagcaaagataaatgggatgTAAAGGAAggcacaggtaagtccatgaagcatgcattgtatgtactgtggtatgctaaaaTGCACCAGTCAGATCAGGCTGAAgtaatgtcgaacagtgaaagaaatcaagcctgtagccttagccataaTCAAGTtaagcttgtctgaaggcatcggtcagTTAGGCAGTCAGCCAATAGAAAATATAAAaatcctattggaagcatttcaggtcatattCAAGGCACCTTTGGGCTCTGctctgccaaggtgccatgaaggtattgtgaggttggCTTTTGTGAAAAAGTAAACCTTCCTGATTCCtactacagtactaccacactaACTatgtatactgtactgtatgatactagcatatactgtatgataataccATACTGTAGAGTGATAATACCATGCTTGCTTCATTGTCCACACATTAGAAAAGTTAAAAAATCATATTTACATACAAAAGCAGAAGGAATAATCATAACTTCATTCAATCTGTGTTACCACGTATAATGTAGCAACAGTTTATGCAAATTACACATTTTTAGTAAAACTTATACACATGCAAGTATACAACTCTGCATAACTTGATGAGGTGGAGCTCAAGGCAAGTTATAATAATGCACTAGTGTTTACTACAGTTTAATTGTGCAAGCTAACGCAATTAATAGGTTTAACTGATCATTAAATTCTGTATGGACAGCTAAATTCATatgaaaaaatattttaatgcctTCAAGCATGTTAGATAGCTATATCGAGTGAACCAATTAAAAGAACATTTTGAACAATAAATATGCATACTGTAGTAACCCATGTGGTTTGTGTGAGTCATTTCTCCTTATATAATAATTCTGAGAACTGTTTATACCAAATATTAATCAACAAGTACAAGGTTAGAATCATATAGAATGGAAATAGCCATTGAGCTATCAGCAACAACAGACTAAGCAGAAATGTATTACTGTAGATTTATCAAATGCATTGTACTGAATGTTAATACTGATTACAGTAGTACGTATTTTACTGTACAAACCACAGATATTAAAATAATGCTTGCAGCAATCAGTACACAGTTATACACAGTAATAATTACATCGAGATAAGGCAAAATCACACCTTAACAAGATAGCTTGCCCAACCTACTAGAGATTTTTCCGTAAAATAACAGCAGCATCCATAAAGTATAGCTAGCAACAAGATTATTTTTGTCAGAAGCTGTAAATAAAGCTAAAAGGTGCTAAGACAAATAACATCAAATTCACATGATTTCCACTATTATCGTGATCTGTACACTTGACATCTCGTGCGGTGCTATTAACAGTGTCTACACATGGTAATTTTTACATTTCTGCATAGGTTGGCACAATTTAAGCAGTGTATCATCAGTGATCATACCCAAGCTCAGTCACATGAGTCTGATTGGATTGGCTAAGTGTTAAACTGCATGCAGGCAACAACAACGTTGCTACTATACACTTTATGACTCTTTTGTTTTACACTGAGGTTTCTATTTTTAAGCAGTTAATGGGGCACGTTTTGTAATCAAGGTGTAATTGTCGGCATATCTTGTCCTATTCCAGGTTCACCCAGATGGTTTGCAACCTTCAAATTTAACCATACTTCGTATGTGACCTCTTTGTTGATGGAAGACTACTACTGTGATGTGAGGAAGTTTTGGCTATCATTCATTTGGTGTCTGTAGACAAAAACCCATTTTTGTATCCCGAAATCATGCTCAAATAATGTAGCGACAGGAAGCCTACCTCACCAATGCTTTTTAGGTGAAGACGCAGtggaaggttgaactccagtattgtgATAAAGATCAAGGCAGCA contains:
- the LOC136263977 gene encoding 52 kDa repressor of the inhibitor of the protein kinase-like — encoded protein: MSRSILDYFRSKVIAQQGQNPLSETLTTDGSNSDSEVGEEGLIDNETESGSETPVTITNESGINNDSDGNECQSQGINEETEATPSTTESIRVNADFIEAANWPDNLTVSLQQSTGELCREVAPETFHDSDPVEFNSNGEPSYPNVNFVSNSESSDILQVAISRSRIIKDHEKYELITSSQSNLRSTDFDTVYFTVSGGRKRKQITFQSRWLQDYKWLRYGLENSQGGWCLPCILFLTDSEKTHLGAFVCTPFKNYNKSKELMERHAKHAYHLRAVDHAFEFTRRWANPESRIDSQLIDKSSKNFKFNTEVLPTIAETVLLCAKQRISLQGHNQDKVNFTQEPLRNEGNFIAILRLLAKNNKALSEHLILGPKNAKYTSKTVQNEILEIAADQIRAFYRTCIQKCPHFSLIADEATSHGKEILSVCLRFLEIDNENFRVKPIKHEVLLDFHFLQRITGKSIADGILQVLQKHEIDVKNCRGQAYDTTASMSSSNSGVQAHIKNNAPDAEFQGCCLHSLNLVICHSSKVQAVKNMIDNCHQAFLYFHNSPKRQRFLEHIIQRLCPSARKSKINGLCKTRWVERHNTFTTILELYPYLIKTWEHICSPADDDNEIYPDGNTWNWDSESRSTANGLKHIFTSFEHVVAFLLSKELLEPIKPIAECLQGRLQEVYFGFKKVDEVKEHYKQLRENVNAEHNRIYHKALNLCRDISSSESMPRVIRGRQTRPNPTVSSPTDYWRVTITIPLLDSIISELEARFSVDTRAHYELCALVPTVITTKDEHQLCTILKSKWSHLLPAEDDLDSELARWKAHCNKFHATLKEKSITHLLSEDADPIFFPNIRELLCILVILPIGSTEAERTFSCLRQIHLWLRTTMTDERLGNLGVLAMQGFSFQLNVEQICKEFATKHSRKMCTSSVLYD
- the LOC136264618 gene encoding uncharacterized protein, which translates into the protein MFIQINKSNMHEFQTLLTYSHVSEISNEAKNKLLSIVEGLSLFEDFYKVARLTVVTSGTFRILCYKNSEKNLSEPEPRTSGYHQNTFYFFQYYDPFVGINCFKLYLSLCSTDESVNYLIEIYLLDKSMHEIAYYDILLELMCNHNLAMMLLTSTTLLACRAKPRQISDVLDMNDSLKSIIIRDCHITSDSAKVLSSYLIKINTLEHFIIENTSIDTLLPIIDGLKTLSQLKCIILADINLLGKVVNDLADVIKINTCLEEVHLQNNKLHSTAVVILQALKGTSNLKILDLINNNMSGRVVDDLADVIKCNTCLEELHLYNNNLQLSAVEILQELKRISSLKKLDLNSNTLSEKVANDLADVIKSNTCLEELHLENNNLQSSAIVILKSLKLTTNLRKLNLNGNNISKKVVHDLAEVIKHNTCLEELYLGGNNLQPSAVIVLHALKGISSLRKLSLNSNNMSEKVVDDLADVIKNNTCLEELYLDSNNLQSFTVVILQALKQLWSLKKLSLNNNNMSNEVVYDLADVIKHNFHLEELSLDSNDLQSSMAIILHALKKVSNLKKLNLNNIRISKNVLIDLADVIKCNTCLEELHLFYNNLQSSAVVILHALKQISSLKKLNLNSNYMSEEVVDDLADVIKRNTGLQELHLDYNFFQSSTVVVLQALKTVYHLQKLNLNYNYMSEEVVHDLADVISNNNCLEELQLYNNNLGSSAVVILQALTRISGLTVLNLSCNNMSENVVNDLASVIKNNPYIEELFLDHNNLQSPVVVVLQALKRTSHLKNLNLNGNNMSAKVVNDLADAIKSNTSLEELHLFSNDLQSSAVVILQALKEISTLTKLNLNSNNMSGKVVNDLADAIKSNTYLEELYLGCNNLQSLAADILQALREISTLKILDLGNNNMSGKVVNCLADVIKSNTCLEELYLDYNNLQSTATVILQALQGISTLQKLNLNGNNMSENVVDNLAIVIKNNACLEEIHLFENNFGSSVIVSLQVLKENPLFKNIVKF